Proteins encoded within one genomic window of Trichoderma asperellum chromosome 2, complete sequence:
- the RPL36 gene encoding 60S ribosomal protein eL36 codes for MAKEAPAKTGLAVGLNKGHKTTARVVKPRVSRTKGHLSKRTAFVREVVKEVAGLAPYERRVIELLRNSKDKRARKLAKKRLGTFGRAKRKVDELQRVIAESRRAH; via the exons ATGGCTAAGGAAGCGCCTGCAAAGACCGGTCTGGCCGTTGGCCTGAACAAGGGCCAC AAGACTACCGCTCGTGTCGTCAAGCCCCGTGTTTCCCGCACCAAGGGACACCTGAGCAAGCGAACCGCCTTTGTGCGTGAGGTCGTCAAGGAGGTTGCTGG CCTCGCTCCCTATGAGCGTCGTGTCATCGAACTTCTCCGCAACAGCAAGGACAAGCGTGCCCGTaagctggccaagaagagg CTCGGTACCTTCGGCCGTGCCAAGAGAAAGGTCGATGAGCTCCAGCGCGTCATCGCCGAGTCCCGTCGTGCTCACTAA